One Cotesia glomerata isolate CgM1 linkage group LG8, MPM_Cglom_v2.3, whole genome shotgun sequence genomic window carries:
- the LOC123270951 gene encoding J domain-containing protein DDB_G0295729-like has protein sequence MQLAKSLISHRPSLQKLNQKLQQSVVVTTELEKDKNMKKIKSNYLTRITVEVEVHQEQENSQPSTLTLPIEKNKTSRERVREFRARKKSLTNLSENIIEDFQTSSNIINANNNNNNNNNNNGDNNNINNNNIDDEKNNVNIRNNTRRIQDNDLRVPYSTFHRHQNAHNEFKEKFINNSFGHVCSVCDRLWFEEDLKSASVQHKDIKYNSSSCVKLQNCFMQHMS, from the coding sequence ATGCAGCTAGCCAAGAGTTTAATATCTCATCGTCCATCATTACAAAAACTAAACCAAAAACTCCAGCAGAGCGTAGTCGTGACTACAGAGCTCGAAAAAGACAAAAATATGAAGAAAATCAAGTCAAATTATTTGACGCGAATCACTGTTGAAGTTGAAGTACATCAAGAACAAGAAAATTCTCAACCTTCGACTTTGACTTTaccaattgaaaaaaataaaacttcaaGAGAACGTGTTCGTGAGTttagagcaagaaaaaaatcattgacaAACCTTTCAGAAAACATtattgaagattttcaaacatcatcaaatattattaatgctaataataataataataacaataataacaataatggtgataataataatattaataataataatatcgatgatgaaaaaaataatgtcaatattagaaataatacGAGACGAATTCAAGATAATGATTTACGTGTACCTTATTCTACTTTTCACAGGCATCAAAATGCACACAATGAATTTaaggaaaaatttatcaataactcGTTTGGGCATGTTTGCTCAGTATGTGATAGATTGTGGTTTGAAGAAGATTTAAAATCTGCATCTGTTCAACACaaagatattaaatataattcttcCTCATGTGTCAAACTACAAAATTGCTTTATGCAACACATGTCTTAA